CCTCCGCGGCCGCCTGACGCGACCCGCCTGGATTATCGGTATGACTAAAGCGCAGCACCGTCTGAGCAATCGCTCCGCTTCCCATAATGGCAGCCACCGCAGCAACTGCGGCCAGCTTAAAGAAAGATGATTTCATGATGTCCTCCCTGAACATGCTTTAATATTGCATTCATTTGCGCATGCATTAATACATGCATTGTCAATATTTCCGATTGGTTAAGTCGGAGAATCCGTCCACAACGGGCGGTGAAAGAGGACTCAAGATGAACCAAGACTTCAGCATCGCCGTTTTCCATGGGGACGGCATCGGCCCGGAAATCATGGCCCCCACGCTCGCAATCCTCGCGCGCTTGGCAAAATCATCAACGGGCTACACCCTCTCTTTCGCAGACGCCCCCGCCGGGGCCGCGCATTACGCCAAAACGGGCGAATCCCTGCCTGAAACCTCCCTGAAAACGGCGCGGGAAGCGGACGCAATCCTCCTGTCTGCCATGGGTCTGCCCGATATTCGCTACGACGATGGCACCGAGATTTCTCCCCAAATTGACCTGCGCAAAGCGCTCACGCTCTTTGCCGGTGTCCGCCCTGTAACGGTCAAAAAGGGGCAGGCCTCGCCCCTGAAAATCCCCGAGAACCGCGAGATTGATTTTGTCCTGATCCGCGAAAGCACCGAAGGGCTGTTCCACACGCAAGGACGCGGGGAAGTCACCAAAGACGAGGCCCGCGAAACACTGCTCATTACCCGCGACATATCGGAAAAGCTGTTTCGCTTCGCCTTTGATCTGGCCAAATCCCGCAAATGCACCGGACGCGGACCGGGCCGCGTAACCTGTGTGGACAAGGCAAATGTTTTTCGCGCCTTCGCGTTTTTCCGCGAGATGTTCGACGCCGAGGCAGCCCGGCATCCGGACCTTCAGGCAGATCACGCCTATGTCGATGCCACCGCCCTCTGGATGGTCCAGAAACCTTGGGATTTCGACGTGCTTGTAACCGAAAATATGTTTGGCGACATTCTGTCTGACCTCGGTGCCGGGCTCATGGGCGGGCTCGGACTGGCTCCCTCGGCTGACATCGGCCTGACCCATGCCGTTTTCCAACCCTGCCATGGCTCTGCGCCCGATATTGCGGGCAAAGGGCTTGCCAATCCCTTTGCGATGATCCTGTCCGCGGCGATGATGCTGGACTGGCTCGGTATCAAACATGACAACTCTGCAATGCGCACCGACGGCCTGCGCCTTCGCGAAGCCGTCGAGAAAGTCATCGCCAACGGCGCAGTGCTGACTCGTGACCTTGGCGGCGATGCCGGAACACAAGACGCGGCAAACGCCGTGATCGACATGCTTTTTGCCTCATGACTGCGTCCCGCGACTTAAAAGTCGCCTGCGTCGGCGCCGG
This genomic window from Rhodobacteraceae bacterium D3-12 contains:
- a CDS encoding isocitrate/isopropylmalate family dehydrogenase: MNQDFSIAVFHGDGIGPEIMAPTLAILARLAKSSTGYTLSFADAPAGAAHYAKTGESLPETSLKTAREADAILLSAMGLPDIRYDDGTEISPQIDLRKALTLFAGVRPVTVKKGQASPLKIPENREIDFVLIRESTEGLFHTQGRGEVTKDEARETLLITRDISEKLFRFAFDLAKSRKCTGRGPGRVTCVDKANVFRAFAFFREMFDAEAARHPDLQADHAYVDATALWMVQKPWDFDVLVTENMFGDILSDLGAGLMGGLGLAPSADIGLTHAVFQPCHGSAPDIAGKGLANPFAMILSAAMMLDWLGIKHDNSAMRTDGLRLREAVEKVIANGAVLTRDLGGDAGTQDAANAVIDMLFAS